Part of the Lujinxingia vulgaris genome is shown below.
CATCGAGCAAGAGGGCACCTACCCCTTGCCCGAGGCCCAGCTCGACCGCTTTATGTTCCATCTTCAGGTCGACTACCCGGACCTGGAAGACGAGCTGGCCATCGTCAAAAACACCACCACCAGCCACCGCCCCGAGATCGAAAAGATCCTGGATGCGGCCACCATCCTTCGCCTGCAGGAGCTGGTGCTCAAAGTGCCCGTCTCCGATGAGGTCGTCGCCCACGCGGTCAACCTCATCCGCAAGACGCGCCCGGCCGACCCGAGCGCACCCGACGTCGTCAAACGCTTTGTGAGCTTCGGCGCCGGCCCCCGCGCCGGACAGGCCATCATCCTGGCCGGCAAAGCCCGCGCCCTCCTCGATGGACGGCTGACCGTCTCCACCGAAGACATCGACTACCTGGCCCCCTCGATCCTGCGCCACCGCCTGCTGACCAACTTCCAGGCCGAGGCCCAGGGACTCGACCCGCAGGCCATCATCGAGCGCCTCATCGCCGGCTAAGCCCCGGACGACGCCTCACTCTCTCTGCCCCGGCAACTTCTCTATGGCCGAAGCGCTGCGCCAGACCTACCTCGACCCGGCTGTCCTCGATCAACTCGGCGACATGCACGTGCGCGCCCGACAGCTCGCCCAGGGCGTCATCGCCGGGTTGCACCGCTCGCCACAGCGCGGCGGCTCGGTGGAGTTTTCCGAATACACCGAATACTCCGCCGGCCAGGAACTGCGCCGCGTCGACTGGAAAGTTTTTGGAAAGAGCGACAAGTACTACGTCAAGCAATACGAAGACGAGACCAACCTCCAGACCTTCCTGCTCCTCGACGGCTCGGGCTCCATGGCCTTTAAGAGCGAACTTGGGCCGCTCACCAAGCTCGATCACGCCCGCTACGTCGCCGCCACTCTGGCTTACCTGCTGATCCGCCAGGGCGACGCCGTCGGCGCGCTGGGATTTGCAGAGACCCCCGGCGCCTTTTTGCCCGCCGCCGCCCGCACCAAACACCTCGACGACATCTTCTACCTGCTCGACAACCTGCCCGCGCAAGGCCCCACCGCCCTCGACGACAGCCTGCGCCAGATCGCCGAGCGCGCCCGCCGCAGAAGCCTCATCCTGATCTTCAGCGACATGCTCGACGCCACCGAACACACCGAAGATCTCTTGCGCGTGCTCAAGAGCCGCAAATTCGACGTGGTGATCTTCCAGGGCCTCGACCCCGCCGAGCTCACGCTGCCCTTTGAGGGCTTAAGCCTCTTTGAGGGCATGGAGGATGACGGCGAACTTCTGGCCGATCCCGACGACCTGCGCGACCGCTACATCGAGGCGATGCGCGCCCATAACGCCCGCATCGCGTCGGTGTGTGCCGGCGCCAACATCTCGTACTTAAGCTACGACACCACACGCCCTGTTGAGCTTGTGTGTCAGGACTTTCTGAGGAGGCGCTGATGAACTTCGTACAGCCCCTCTTTCTGGCCGGCCTGCTGGCCGCGGCGCTGCCGATCCTGATCCACCTCTTCAACCGCCGCAAAGCCGTCACGCGCCCCTTCCCGGCGCTGCGTCTTCTGCAAGAATCCAACGAGCGCACCGCCCGCAGCGTCAAAGTCCGCCAGCGCGTGCTGCTCGCCCTGCGCGTGCTCGCGATCGCCGCGCTGGCGATTGCCCTGGCCAAGCCCTTTGTGCTCAGCCAGTCCGGGCTCACCGCCGAGGAGCGCATGCCCACCGCCGTGGCCCTCGTCGTCGAAGACGGCCTGGCCATGGACCACGGCGACTGGATGGACGAGGCCACCGCACAAGCCAACGACCTCGTCGACGATCTTCGCCCCTGGGATCAGGTGGCACTGCTGCGCTCCAGCGGCCCCACCGAGGCCGAGCGCCTCACCGAAGATCACAGCGAGGTCGCCCGCCAGCTTCGCGAACTTCAGGCGTCGACCTCCCCCGGCGACCTCGGCGACGCGATCACACGCGCCTCCACCCTGCTGGCCGCATCGCAGCTCCCCAACCGGCGGCTGATCGTCGTCGGCGCGCTGACCGAAGGCAGCTTCGAGACCTCCCCCGAAGATCTGGAGATCGCCCACCCCTTAGAAGTCATCTCGGTGCGCGAGGCCCCCGAGCGCCCCACCCCCAACCTGGCCATCACCGACGTCAGCTACCAGCAGCAGGGCAGCTCCCGCGAGAGCGCCTGGACCATCACCGCCACCATCGCCAACCTCGGCGACGACGACGTCGACGCCGTCCAGGCCCAGCTCAAAGTCGGCGAATCGGTGGTGGGCGGCCAGCAGGTCTCGGTGGCCGCCGGGCAGGAGAGCCGCGTGGAGTTTGTACACCGCCTGGCCGACCCCACCCTCACCGCCGCCCAGATTCAGCTCGTCGATGCCGACCCGCTCGAAGGCGACAACATCTGGCACTTCTTTATTCGCCCCCGCGAGCATGTGCGCGCGCTGCTCATCAACGGCAGCCCCAGCAACATCCCCTACGACGACGAGCTCTTCTTTTTGACCCGCGCGCTGCGCCCCGGAGTGGCCTCCGAGACCGCCATCGCACCGACCACCGGCGCCCCCGATCGCCTGGAGCGCAACGACCTCAACACCTTCGATGTGGTCGTGCTCGCCAACGTCAGTCGCCTTTCCGCCGACCAGGCCACGCGCCTCAAAGCCTTCGTGGAGCAGGGCGGCGGCCTGCTCATCGCCA
Proteins encoded:
- a CDS encoding BatA domain-containing protein, with the translated sequence MSGLSEEALMNFVQPLFLAGLLAAALPILIHLFNRRKAVTRPFPALRLLQESNERTARSVKVRQRVLLALRVLAIAALAIALAKPFVLSQSGLTAEERMPTAVALVVEDGLAMDHGDWMDEATAQANDLVDDLRPWDQVALLRSSGPTEAERLTEDHSEVARQLRELQASTSPGDLGDAITRASTLLAASQLPNRRLIVVGALTEGSFETSPEDLEIAHPLEVISVREAPERPTPNLAITDVSYQQQGSSRESAWTITATIANLGDDDVDAVQAQLKVGESVVGGQQVSVAAGQESRVEFVHRLADPTLTAAQIQLVDADPLEGDNIWHFFIRPREHVRALLINGSPSNIPYDDELFFLTRALRPGVASETAIAPTTGAPDRLERNDLNTFDVVVLANVSRLSADQATRLKAFVEQGGGLLIAMGDQVDPEAYNNQLAELLPRPLRGLKRLAERDDPDAPVKITRLGPTRRQHPIFRVFSLPGGSTMQSVQVFSYMLLDPAPGDRQTTLALSYQDDAPALLERQVGQGRVLLWTTTLDRDWTDFPVRTAYLPMMRRALTHLARRAGSAGDTQRVVGTDVEIEVGDLVNERAIISGPDASRQVVEPVDGIIALSVETPGPHLFFADEESEAGLITGLSFAANLDRRASRLTPLAPGVIEGWQTDEEGRPIAESAPGQQRRVNLWSGLLFFVTMALLLESVLGARRSVLVQVGRRILRGRPTDA
- a CDS encoding DUF58 domain-containing protein encodes the protein MAEALRQTYLDPAVLDQLGDMHVRARQLAQGVIAGLHRSPQRGGSVEFSEYTEYSAGQELRRVDWKVFGKSDKYYVKQYEDETNLQTFLLLDGSGSMAFKSELGPLTKLDHARYVAATLAYLLIRQGDAVGALGFAETPGAFLPAAARTKHLDDIFYLLDNLPAQGPTALDDSLRQIAERARRRSLILIFSDMLDATEHTEDLLRVLKSRKFDVVIFQGLDPAELTLPFEGLSLFEGMEDDGELLADPDDLRDRYIEAMRAHNARIASVCAGANISYLSYDTTRPVELVCQDFLRRR